TAGGGGAGGAACTGGAAAGCTTCGTAATCACTGGGAACAGGATATTCATGTTGTGATCCGTCAGGTTGCAGAAGGCCTCCCGGTGTATGAAGTCAAGCCTGAGCAAGGAAGAGGAAGGTCAAGAACCATGCATCGCAACTTGTTGCTGCCGTGTGATTACTTACCTCTGGAAACTGAGCCAAAAGCACCACCAAAGCAAGAGAAAAGAAGGGtgaaggagacagagacagaaaatgcagatcagaaagaggaagatgaagaagaggaatgGGTGTACTGTTACAAACCAGTAATACACTCTCAAATGCCCCATGCAGACGGAGTGATTGAGcgtgcagacacacaacaggACAGTGGTCAGGAGAAACAAAATTTGAGTGATGATGAATTGATTGAAGGAAGGCTCATAGCAAACACAGATGAgcctgaaacacagcaggaaaatgtgCCACAGGAAGAGAACTATCAGGACAGGGATGAGAGCTTAGTTGAAAAAGCAGTGGATGAAATTCCAGCATTCCAACATCCAGAGCCAcctggaggagaaaaagaacagaCAGATGGTGCACCAAGGAGGGAAAGACGAGCCCCTAAAGTCTTCACCTATGATCAACTTGGGACTCCAACATGCTATAGTACAGCATATGGAAATGAAAGGCTCTACCAACATCAGCCCATACAATATCAACACATTCGACcagtgacactgtggaccaATCCATTCCAGACCTACCAACCTATAAGTATGCAAGGATACTAGACACAGATTCAGTGCCGAAAATGATGAATGAAGAGAACAGATCACTAAATTTGGGTGATTAATTGGCGGTACCCTCCCACCGATCACGTGGTTGAGCCAACTAGGATATAATGACTTAAGAACCCTTGGTTTATGAGTGCTGTGATGTCGGGACGACATCTAACTTTGTAGGGGAGAGTGTGAtaggttgattttattattctattgattattaatcaaagttcataattgaggtaaatatctccatgggaattgttaagaatataacctatcattcttccatcggtgatctacttgttgagcctttttgttaatgtgtgggatatgtgatcgtttagtcataccttgcactgcaggaggggggcactccggccgcggtgcttcattctcaatgaagctgctgaaggagaagcatcgcgttcgagtgtatttattgatttcctttccccttctcaggtATGTGATGAGTGTTTGTGCTCCTAAGCTGTGGAGATATGTGCCGAgttttgtttgactctctgtagACTGACTCACTACCTGTTCAAGACGTTTTgaagtgttatttcttttgcatttcttgtagCATACTGTTGGCTAGCTAGCTGAGCTAAGTGCTCTACGCTGCCGCTAGCATAGTGCACTGCGCCGCCAGAATGTGTGCATACGGTGATGGCGATGCATGTGCGTGTTAGTTCTGTTTGTACTGAACAACTATTGTAGAGAGAATaggaataaggaaaaatgtctgttgatgtgtgtatataagtgttattttcaatactttggagtttgatgatttaaatttgtgtttaataatttgcttGGGCATTTATGTCATATTTGGGTTCACCTGCAAGGGAGGACGGGGAAATTATACTGTACCTTggttgaaatcattatttacctgtgaagacagatgaaggaagatcattttgtgatattgtcctagaactgactgatgtgtacttttgttatagtgttccatattaatgttttgtatctatgtgtatacttcaaaataattatatattctcaatgaagctgctgaaggagaagcatcgcgttcgagtgtatttattgatttcctttccccttctcagggtGTAACAGATGCTGCCAGCCTGGTACCTGAAGAACCAGGTACCAGGTTTCGCAAATGGAATCATGATCCAAATGCATTGtggtaccaaacatatttgcttctAGAAGAAGCGCTCTATAAGTTCTCTATAGGATacttttgttaatgtttgtcatttcttttatttattcattcattttgatcattgtccacaaaatatgactgtcaggtctgacaggcaggaaggaaagagtttgaggaagagagagagggaaaaaagaatggaagaaaaaagaagaaataaggtGACAGACCTaggtatacatatatacacatatacatacacatgcatgtatgcctacacacacacacatatgcaggcacacatatacacgcgcacacacacagttctgttgtgttctgttttaatctatgtgtgtgtgtgtctctgtcatgaaacatactcagtaatgagggtgagaagccgCAACAATGCCACCCCGGGATCTAGAAGTAAACGGGGAAAGACCCAGGGACATCCACAGCCCACCTGGAGGTCAGGAGACCTGCGGCCACACATCTCGATGACATCCACACGCACACCccagagcaggaaggagggagaccctagGCGGAGCTcccacggccaaagggcaagagccggCCACATACCCTGGGACGCACAGGGGCCCACATCCCAGGGGAGATAGCAACGATCAGTGGGGAGCATGTGACCTTTGGCTTTCATGgatgtcacttcctgtagcTTGGTGCTGTTCCCTTCAGTCCTAGAGGTCCTGCTGAGGAGATCTGAGTCAGTGTGAGTGCTCCTGTTCAGTGTTTAAATGCAGGAAAAGTGCTAAAAAGTCTTTtggatgtttttaatgttaagtgttatgtttttgttgagtAAAGACCTTTATTAGAGTGTATTTATTTGCTGATTATAATCTCCACTGCAAAGGTGTGCAGGTGGAAGCCGCTCACATGAAGCTGCTGTactgaattcatttttatttgaaacgGTTCTTCTGAGAGAATAAACCCACCTCAGCAGGAAAATcagctcctctccttcctccaacCACAAAGCAGTTTatggaaacaggaagtttcaCTTCAGACCTGCTACATGAGCTTTTCTAAACTTTCCGCAAAACAAATGTCACTATTGAAATCCTGAGGACCAGCACATGACCAGCACTGGCTGCTCTTTTGCATTTGAGTCAGAAATCAAATGGCTGGTGTCAGAGAAGATGATACAGGACAGGACCTGAGGCTCACTGTGACATGTTGTAAGGCTAATGCTAAAGCTATGGCCTCCTTTTCAATAGCACTCAGTGAGGCTGCAGGACTCATTCTGTATACACTGTAGCAGCATCCAGAGCTCCGCTGTGCACCTCTGGCTTCAATGGAGAGTAAAATATGAAGCACAGATCATGACAGAGGAGACCTTTGGTGCTGCACGTGATGTATTTAGGAGCTGGGAAATCTGGTGTTTTCTTTGAAGGCTTTATGACATAATAAACTGTGTCCAGcaaacatgtctgtgtttatgaATATGAAAGACACAAAATCTGATTTAATTTGTCAGGTTTCATTTAAACTTGCAGGATAATTTGGGATTATCACGGACTAGAAAAGTCTGACACAACTCTCAACACAACAAAGTAGTTTATCCACAACACAAAATCACTACTCATTTAAAGCTTTTATGGCAAATTTTCAGAGTcagaagaatttattgtcattatatgtcaaacatacaatgaaattaagaacacccatccaagaaaggacaaaaaaaaatcaaacaaacaagggagataagtgtctgcggcCTTGCAGATGGAAACATAGCAAACACAATGGGgtaagtgaggagaaaaaaggCATCTCATACTTTGTCCTGTACAGAGCAATATATCAGGTTAAAAAAGaccttctctgaagagtggcaacatgggagcctcaaaacaactctcaaaacAAAGATTGtccaacatcatggtttaggggaaggatccaaaaagctctgtcagagatttcagctgtcagtttccactgtgaggaacatagtgaggaaatggaagagcagaggcacagttctagttaaggcccgaagtggcaggccaagaaaaacctcagataggcagaggcgaaggatggtgagaacagtcacagtcaacccacagagcagctccaaagacctacaacatcatcttgctgcagatggtgtcactgtgcatcattcaactattcagcacactttgcacaaggctgtatgggagagtaatgcagaagaagccttttctgcacacacaccacaaacagagtgtctgaggtctgctaaagcacatttggagaagccagcttcattttggaataaggtgctgtggactgatgaaactaagattgagttatttggacataacaaggggcggtatgcacggcagaaaaagaacacagcattccaagacagacacttggtacccacagtaacatttggtggtggtcccatcatgctgtggggctgtggggccagtgcaggtactgggaatcttgttaaagttgagggtcgcatggattccagtcaatatcagcagattcttgagaacaatgttcaagaatcagtgacaaagttgaagttgcgccggggctggatacttcaccaagacaacgaccctaaacactgctcagaatctactgaggcattcatgcagaggaacaagtccaacgttctggaacggccatctcagtcccagacctgaatattatcgaacatctgtggtgggatttaaagctgtccatgctcggaaaccatcaatcctgactgaactggagatgttttggaaagaagaatggtccagcCATCAAGGCGTTGCCGAttttaaaaaagatggaaacattACAAACACAATGGGgtaagtgaggagaaaaaaagcatttcatacTTTGCCCCGTACCAGGGCAATatatgaggttaaaaaaaacctctgcatagcaTAGTGTGAGCACATATActgcatgggagcactagggtggggagggtcGGCGGTGAAGGGAGCCAGCGGAAGCGAGTGGGTTCGGGTTACTGTGgagctgacccagctcccccctcagctaacagttcctgataagaggtgcaatgttcatcagcagcttggtCTGGGGATATCAGTTCACAGAGGTCAGAAGGAGATGGGGTGGTGTGGGGGGAGTAgagcagtgacgtgcagtcaggggaggcaggtgaggcacggcctcacctgttatcgtggaaatataaaattaaaaaataaattaaatggttatattcattcagtgatttgtattttaaagttcttttccatttaactacaccatttttagattagttttttcaaaatcgctgaattttcgcatttgccggtcaaatactaagagacgaacggtgaggcaccagcccggcgagccgcaccacggattgcgcaatccgtggtgcggctcagtatagtcattgccaatgactactaactgtgctggcatgctatgcagtgagaccggattactttccctttgcatgtggcta
The window above is part of the Archocentrus centrarchus isolate MPI-CPG fArcCen1 chromosome 14, fArcCen1, whole genome shotgun sequence genome. Proteins encoded here:
- the LOC115791517 gene encoding uncharacterized protein LOC115791517, which gives rise to MEKWKQEMQEAHEIVRENAKKAAERSKKHYDGKVRSSVLCPGDRVLVRNLTPRGGTGKLRNHWEQDIHVVIRQVAEGLPVYEVKPEQGRGRSRTMHRNLLLPCDYLPLETEPKAPPKQEKRRVKETETENADQKEEDEEEEWVYCYKPVIHSQMPHADGVIERADTQQDSGQEKQNLSDDELIEGRLIANTDEPETQQENVPQEENYQDRDESLVEKAVDEIPAFQHPEPPGGEKEQTDGAPRRERRAPKVFTYDQLGTPTCYSTAYGNERLYQHQPIQYQHIRPVTLWTNPFQTYQPISMQGY